In Candidatus Cloacimonadota bacterium, the following proteins share a genomic window:
- a CDS encoding nitroreductase family protein — protein sequence MIHQLVVRNRSFRRFKQHTPISKQTLRDLVDLARVSASAANLQNLRYWLVDNPHEGLFKCLKWANYLKDWDGPADGERPAAYIVVLAPVSCSTFCYIDTGIACQSMLLGATELGIGGCMIAAVDRDKVHEVLAIPNKWEIVLVIALGVPDEEVVIDSIGPDGNIEYWRDEQDRHHVPKLDLNTLILN from the coding sequence ATGATACACCAGCTAGTAGTTCGCAACAGAAGTTTCAGACGGTTTAAACAGCATACTCCCATCAGCAAACAGACTTTGAGGGATCTAGTTGATCTGGCACGGGTTTCTGCAAGTGCGGCAAACTTGCAGAACCTGCGTTACTGGCTGGTGGACAATCCCCACGAAGGTCTGTTCAAGTGCTTGAAATGGGCCAACTATTTGAAAGACTGGGACGGTCCCGCTGATGGCGAGCGCCCTGCCGCCTACATAGTAGTCCTGGCTCCAGTATCCTGTTCAACATTCTGCTATATCGATACAGGAATAGCCTGTCAGAGCATGTTGCTGGGGGCCACGGAACTTGGTATTGGCGGGTGTATGATTGCTGCTGTTGACAGAGACAAGGTTCATGAAGTGCTAGCAATTCCCAATAAATGGGAAATTGTACTGGTGATAGCCTTGGGAGTTCCTGACGAAGAAGTAGTGATCGATAGCATCGGACCCGACGGTAACATCGAGTATTGGAGAGATGAGCAAGACCGACATCATGTGCCGAAACTGGATCTGAACACATTGATCCTGAACTGA